The Teredinibacter sp. KSP-S5-2 genomic interval TGGAAGTCTCCCTATTTGATTTTCTCGGGGAGTTGATTGATATCCTCAATAGCAGCAAGCCCGAAACACTACTCAGCGAACATAGCTCACTATTTGTCACCTATGGCACGGTGGTATTAGTTCTTTTACCTATTTCCGTGTTAATCCGCTCATTGGTTGTTCATCAAACCCTACTTGGTAATTTCCCAATGCGAATTCGCTGGCAAGCTCATCGCCACTTGCTTGGGCAAAGCATGAGCTTTTATCAACATGAATTTGCGGGACGTGTTGCAACCAAGGTGATGCAAACATCGCTATCCGTTCGTGAAAGCGTAATGAAGTTATTGGATGTATTGCTGTATATATTAATTTACTTTTCCAGTGTGGTAGTGCTTGCCGCCAGTCTCGATCTTCGTCTGGCCCTACCATTGATTGGCTGGCTCATCGCCTATTGCACTATTTTGTATTATTTTTTGCCCCGACTTAAAAATATTGCTCAACGACAAGCCGATGCCCGTTCTGAAATGACTGGAAGAATCGTCGATACTTACACCAATATTTCAACGGTAAAACTGTTCTCTCATTCACGCAGAGAGGAAAATTACGCAAAAGAAGGAATGAAAAATTTCCTCACAACTGTCTACCCTCAGATGCGTTTAGCCACGGGTTTGGATGTAATTGTCTGGTTATCTAATGCGGGACTGATTGCTTCAACCGTTTTTATTTCGGTGTGGCGGTGGATGGAAGGTAGTATCACAACCGGAGCTATCGCCGCAGCCATTGCTTTAGTACTGCGTTTGTACAGCATATCGCAATGGGTAATGTGGGAGATATCCGGCCTGTTCGAAAGCATAGGTACGACTACAGACGGCATGAATACGCTTTCCCAGCCGAAAGAGGTGCAAGATACACCACAATCCAACCCGATCCAATTAACTCAGGGAGCCATTAGTTTTACCCACGCTTGTTTTCACTACGGCAAGGGAAGTGGCGTAATCGACGACTTGAATATTGATATTAAACCTGGAGAGAAAATTGGTTTGGTTGGCCGATCCGGTGCCGGGAAATCCACATTGGTAAACCTGCTTCTCCGTTTTTATGATGTCGAACAGGGCACAGTTACCATTGACGGACAAAATGTCAGTGATGTGCAACAGGAAAGCCTCAGAGCACAAATTGCGATGGTGACTCAGGACACTTCGCTTCTGCATCGCTCGGTTCGAGAAAATATTTTATATGGCAAGCCGGACGCAACCGATGAAGAAATGATTGAAGCTGCAAAACAGGCTAAAGCCCATGAATTTATTTTAGGCCTTAGCGACCCATCAGGCAGAACTGGTTACGACGCACATGTCGGCGAACGTGGCGTCACGCTTTCTGGCGGTCAACGCCAGCGAATAGCAATAGCCCGGGTATTACTGAAAAATGCGCCAATTCTTATTTTGGATGAAGCCACCTCCGCACTGGATTCAGAAGTGGAAACCGCGATTCAGGAAAACCTGTATAAATTAATGGAAGGCAAAACAGTCATTGCCATTGCCCACCGACTGTCCACCATCGCGGCTTTGGATAGGTTAATTGTGATGGACAAGGGCAATATTATAGAGCAGGGTTCTCACCAGGAATTGATTAAACAAAAAGGAACCTACGCACAGTTGTGGGCACACCAATCAGGTGGTTTCCTTGGTGAAAACTAACGCTTAATAAAATACAAAAAATAATGGGGCGCAATACGCCCCACAGACCCAATAACTTAATCAATCAGAAAATATTACTTCAAGCAGGCAATCGACTTTTAACGACGCATGCCAAATCTCCGTAGTAGTTATTACTGTAGTTACACTGCATCCCTTTTACGGAATGACTTTGAGCCTTCTGCTTAGCGCTACTTTGTCGTCTGGGTTTATTTACTCGTTTCATATTCTTTCCTCCATCAGCTGGCCGACAGAATGTCAGTCAGTTAAATGTCTGTAAATTGAAAAAAAATGAATGAGTAAATCGATTTTGTTAAACTTTCGCTCGAATCACACCTAGATGTTCATCCAATTGGGCGCGGAACAACTTCATCAATAACTGAATATTATTCACACCGGCATAATTCAAGCGCGTAATAAATGCGATCTTTCGATGAGGGCCTGGCTCATTTAGATGAACTGCTCGCAAGGCCGAGTGCTCTTTTAATATTTGAGGCAAAGCCATATGTGGCACCAGCGTACTCCCCATTTTGCCTTCCACCATATGAATCAGGGTTCCCAAGCTGGTACCCGCCAAGGCTTCCGAACTGGTACTCGGCTGTAATTTACAGGCTGCCAGGGCGTGATCTTTTAAACAGTGGCCATCTTTAAGCAGCAATAATGACCCAGGGTCCAATTGATCGCTACGTAGTTCATCTGCCTCGGCATAGGGCAAGTCGTGATGGCATATAAGATAAAAATCTTCTTGCCAGAATTCAAAAGCGTGTAAGCCATCTAAGGCATAAGGTAGCGCCAACACAGCCGTATCCAATTCCCCTCGCCGCACCATATCCACCAGAACATGGGATTGCTCTTCGATGATCGTCAGCCGCAGTTGTGGGTACTGTTCACGTAAGGCCGGAAGCACCACAGGTAATAAAAAAGGGGCAATAGTGGGAATCACCCCCATTGAAATCGGGTAGGAGAGCGGCTGCTTTTCGCTTTGAGCCAACAAGGCCAACTCATCCACTTGCATACGAATGGACTGGGCCTTCTCCAGCACCAACTGACCGATAGGCGTGGTCATGACACTTTTATTGTCCCGCTCAAATAGCTGTATGCCCAACTGGGACTCCAGCTCGGAGATTGCCGAACTCAGTGCTGACTGAGATACAGAGCAAGCCTCTGCCGCCTTCTTAAAGTGCTTGGTCTTATCTACAGCCAGGGCGTAATGAAGCTGTTTGAGGGTAATCATAGTCCACCTTCAATTTTATCGAACGACATAATCAATTTTATTCGATTTTAAAGATCATTCAAGCTCTTTACCATGCACTCATGTTTTCAACAGGTGCAATCAAGCAGTCAACGCACCGAACTAAATGAATCAAAAACTGAACCCAAGAGGAAATGAGACATGGCAAAAATCAATCAGACAATCCCAGAGTTTAAGGCTGAAGCGTTTCACAACGGCGAATTCAAAACTATTACTTCCGATGACGTGAAAGGCAAATGGTCGATCTTTTTGTTCTACCCAGCCGACTTTACCTTTGTCTGCCCAACTGAATTGGAAGACATGGCGAAGTACTACGACGAGTTGCAATCTCTGGGCGTGGAAGTCTACTCCGTATCAACAGATACCCACTTTGTGCATAAAGCATGGCATGACACCAGCGAAGCCATTGGTAAAATCAAGTACCCAATGATTGGCGACCCAACCGGCACCATTACACGCGGCTTCGACGTGATGATTGAAGAAGAAGCTTTGGCTCTTCGCGGAACCTTCCTGGCAGACCCAGAAGGCGTAATCAAGGTAGCTGAAATCCACGATTTGGGGATTGGTCGCTCGGCAAAAGACATGGTACGCAAAGTCAAAGCCGCGCAATACGTAGCCAGCCACGATGGTGAAGTATGTCCTGCGGCATGGGAACAAGGCCAGGAAACATTGAAACCCAGCCTGGACCTTGTCGGCAAAATCTAAATAACAAAACGGGGCAGTTCGCTGCCCCTAGCACAGCTTACTAATAGGAAATAAACCATGCTAACGCAAGATATTCTTGATGCTCTTAAATCTTATACCGCCAATATGACACGGACGATTAATTTGGTGTTGCAATTGGGAGACCATGAAAAACGTTCGGAACTCGCCAGCTTCCTAACCAGTTTTGCGTCAGTATCCGACAAAATCATATTTGAGGAACGCTACCTGGGGGAAACAGTAAAGAGTCCGATGACCTTCGTATTGGAAGCGGACGGCGAAGCAACCGGCATTTCGTTTTCAGGTATCCCCAGCGGTCACGAATTTAATTCCCTGGTGTTGGCGGTACTGCAATTATCGGGAACAGAAATCAAGTTGGACGACACCGTTAAACAAATGGTATCTCAAATTGAGACACCCTTGAATTTTGAAATATTTGTCAGCCTAAGTTGTCACAACTGCCCGGATGTTGTGCAAACACTCAACCAGTTTGCTGTAATCAACCCGAATATTTCTGCTGAGATGATTGATGGTGGCGTATTCCCTGAATTAATTGAAGAAAGAAATATTCAAGGTGTGCCTTCGGTTTACCTCAATGGCGAAGTATTTGCCAATGGTAAAATCGACACGGCAAAAATTATTGAAAAGCTGGTAGAGAAGTACCCTGAAATTGCCAGCAGTTCAACTAAACAGGAAAAACTGCCTGTGCAAGATGTCACTGTGGTGGGTGGTGGTCCGGCTGGTGTTGCTGCTGCAATTTATGCCGCACGTAAAGGTTTAAAAGTCACCGTTGTGGCAGACCGAATCGGCGGTCAGGTAAAAGATACCATGGGAATTGAAAACCTGATTTCCGTTCCCAAAACAACAGGCCCACAGTTAACCAACGCATTGCATGGGCACTTACGAGAATACGATATTACCGTTCGCGAACACTTCCAGGTGGAGAGCATTGAGAAAGGTAATATAAAAACATTAACCTTAACGTCAGGCCAAGTGATTGAAACCAAAACATTGATTATTGCTACCGGAGCCAAATGGCGTGAGCTTGGTGTGCCGGGAGAAAAAGAAAATATCGGCAATGGTGTTGCCTATTGTCCACACTGTGACGGCCCGTTCTTCAAAGGTAAAGATGTGGCAGTAATTGGCGGCGGCAACTCCGGTATTGAAGCCGCATTGGATTTATCCGGGATCGTAAAATCCGTGACCGTATTTGAGTTCTTGCCCGAGCTTAAAGCAGATAAAGTTCTGGTGAACCAAGCGGAAGCTCGGGACAACATCAAAATTTTGAAGAATGTTGCGACTAAAGAAATTATTGCCGATAACGGCAAGGTGGCAGCGATTGATTACCAGGACAGAGAGACGGAAGAAGTTCACAGACAACATTTAGCCGGCGTCTTTGTGCAGATTGGTTTGGTACCCAATAGCCAATTTGTCAAAGGCATAGTGGAACTCACGCCCTATGGTGAAGTTATTGTAAATGAGAAAGGTGAGACCAGTGAGCCTGGTATTTTTGCCTGCGGTGATGTCACGACAGTGCCGTACAAGCAAATTGTGATTGCGATGGGTGAAGGTGCGAAAGCTTCTCTCTCGGCATTTGACTACTTAATTAAGAACGCATAACACCCCGACTCGGCCACGATCTATTACAGACGTGGCCTTTTTTATGTATCTGTTTTTACTTCACTACAACCCGATAAAAGTACTCAATTAAAGCTCGCAGTTGCTGTTCAAAAACCGCATAAATACATCCCTGTAGCTCACTCAATTCTTCCATGAATTGAGTGTTTTTGAACAGCAACGCCAAGCTTTCGCTTTTCGGTCCAGGTATATACCTCATTGTCATTAATTAACACTTAATTTTAACCGACAGCCAGTTCCTTGGCTTTTGTAAAGTCTGTTTTGCCTGAGCCCAGCTTAGGCATTTCTTCAACACGCACTATAGCGGACGGAATATGTAATGGATTACACTTATTCTGTAACATTTTTTCCCGCACCTGCTCTAAAGTTTTATCCGAATCCGTAAGCAAAATAATTTTTTCTCCCTTTTTATCATCCGGTAAGTTCACTGCCACAAATTCCAAATCATCTTCATCGAAAGCGTCTTGAGCTGAACGTTCCACTTCACTCAAACTCACCATTTCACCACCTAATTTGGCAAAACGGGAGTAGCGATCAACAATCGTTAAATAACCATCTTCATCCAGGTTTCCTTTATCTCCAGAAACATACCAACGCATACCATCAATTATTTTTACCACTGATTCTGTCTTTTCCGGGTTATTTAAATATCCCTTCATAACCTGTGCGCCCCCGATCAGGATCATGCCATCTTCTCCTGCAGGAAGCTCTTCAAACGTTTCTGGATCAACAATTTTAAAACTGGTGCCCGGCAAAGGCATACCTACGGTTCCGGGCTTACCACCTTTTTGCACTCTCCAATCCCTCATATTCATCTGGTCAGGCAGGTTCACCGCCGCAACCGGTGTTGTTTCAGTCACACCATAGCCTTCCAGAATATATTTATTAAATTTTTCAGAAAATGCGTGACGGACTTTCGGGTCTAATCGTTCAGCGCCGGATACAATAAATTTCAGGCTCTTAAACATCAACGGATGCAAACGGGTATTTCTAGCATAGATTCGATAAAAGGTTGACGTACCAAAGAGCACGGTCGCTTCATATTTCGCAATCAATTTACCCAAACCTAATGCATCCGTGGGGTCAGGGTGACATACCACAGGTATGCCCTCTAACAGCGGCATAAACTGCGTGACCGTCATGCCAAACGCATGGAACAACGGCAAGCTTGCGGTAATGACATCGTCGCCTTCTGAATTAAGCACATCGGCAACCTGACGTAGATTTGCCATAACATTTTTGTGACTGAGCTGAACACCTTTAGGGGCGCCTTCACTCCCACTGGAAAAAAGGATTGCCGCCAGAGATTCAGGATCTCGCCGAGGACAGAAAAGTATTTTCAACAACCAACCTGGCAATAAAATAACGCTCAAGAAATTCACAATACGCATAACTGGCGATATTGTCTCTCTCATCTCCTCCAGATAAACCGTGTTTACTTTTTCAAACACACTGTTTAGCTGAATCCCTCGTTTCTCCAGTTTATTAACAAAACGTTTAGACGTATAAATTGTTTTTATTTCAGCCTGCTCGACGGCAGATTCAACGGCTTGAGCACTGGCGGTGTAATTTAGATTTACCACCGTTTTACCACACAGCAACACTGCCATATTCATTAGCATGCCTGGCACACTGGTTGGTAACATAACGCCAACATTCTGTTCATGACTTATTCTTTTTACTTTTTGCGCCAACGTAATCGCACCAGTTAAAGCCTTACTGTTAGACAGTTCGCCACTTATTTCATCGGCCATACACAAGGATGATTTACTGGATTTACATTGATTTACCCAGGCATGGGTAATAGTTGGTAACTGCTCAGCGAAGTTATTCCAGGACAGAACCGACAAATCGAATACACGTTGTTTAACTTGAGAAGCATTTGATAAGCGATCCATAGGTTTACCGAACGAAGCAATCACCTCTCGACGTAGCGGCGAAACACGGTTGCGCTTGTAACCGGCGGAAGCACGCGAGAAACGGCTCCCCCATAAACCGCGCAGATAAAAAGGTTGAATCACAACGTCCGGGTTAGCTTGTTGTGCCGCCTGTTCAAAACCGCGTTTAAATTCCGCCAAGTGACCATTTTTACTGATCATGCCTTCTGGAAACAGGCACACCACTTTTCCATCATTCAGCAACTCAGCAACCTGTTCTAGCGATTTCTTACTGTTTTTACCTGGCGCAATCGGTATGCAACCAAAGAAATCCAGAAACCATTTTATGTACCATTTGCTGTATATGCTTTTTGCCATCACAAAATGGACTTGCCTTGGGTAAGCGATTTGAATTATGGCCCAATCAACCCAACTAATATGATTTCCCAGAAGCAATACTCCACCCTTTTCCGGTATGTCTTTCATTCCTTGAACCACAACTTTGTACGGGCGAGTCATAATTAACGTTAAAACAAAACGGACCAAACTCTGAGGCAGTTTTTTAATGGTATAAAAACACCCAACAGCAGCAACCACAGCGGTGATATAAAACAGATGCTTACTTTCCAGCCCAACCAAAGAAAACACAGCGGTTAACACCAGGAAGCTAAACATGAAGATATTCTGGAATAAGTTATTGCCGGCTAATACGCGACCTAACTCAGATTCTTTGGCATGAAATTGAATAATCGCATTTAGTGGAACAATAAATATTCCCCCCATAAATCCAACCAAAAAGAACAACCCGGCAAAGGTTGTCACACTGGACATACTGGGAATAAGCGCTACACCGATAGCAATACCAACGGCACCGAGAGGAATCAGTCCAGTCTCGATGTACCCTTTAGAAAACCGCCCGGCGAACATAGCCCCTAACGCAATACCAATACCTGTCGCGGCGAGAATCGCCTGAATAACAATGGTGTTGGTGATTTGCAGTTCAGCTTTAACAAAACTGGGAAATGCCGCGAGCATGACTTGGCCTATCGCCCAAAAAACAGATAAGCCAATCACGGATAACCAAATAACCTGATGACTAAACAGCGGCTTTAAATCTGCCTTTAAGGTTCTTCCTGTCAAAAACCGTTTTGCGTCAAAAGGTTCATCCGACAATTCCTCGCTCACTGTGGGCAACAGATAAACCATAATCAATTCAAGTGTTGCATTCACTACCAACAGCGCACCGATGGGGATAAGCAACTGAATGATTTGCTGTTTGTCGGTTA includes:
- a CDS encoding acyl-[ACP]--phospholipid O-acyltransferase — encoded protein: MQTSRFQSGAIAFFVAVFLNAFVDLGHKITIQNILFKVYDGPNQVILTAVLNALILLPFILLFSPAGLLSDKKPKTEVMRITAWAGVGLTIAITLCYAVGWFWLAFAMTFLLAVQSAFYSPAKYGFIKSFFGKEKLASANGSVQTISIIAILAGTFIFSILFEVLYPEGVTDKQQIIQLLIPIGALLVVNATLELIMVYLLPTVSEELSDEPFDAKRFLTGRTLKADLKPLFSHQVIWLSVIGLSVFWAIGQVMLAAFPSFVKAELQITNTIVIQAILAATGIGIALGAMFAGRFSKGYIETGLIPLGAVGIAIGVALIPSMSSVTTFAGLFFLVGFMGGIFIVPLNAIIQFHAKESELGRVLAGNNLFQNIFMFSFLVLTAVFSLVGLESKHLFYITAVVAAVGCFYTIKKLPQSLVRFVLTLIMTRPYKVVVQGMKDIPEKGGVLLLGNHISWVDWAIIQIAYPRQVHFVMAKSIYSKWYIKWFLDFFGCIPIAPGKNSKKSLEQVAELLNDGKVVCLFPEGMISKNGHLAEFKRGFEQAAQQANPDVVIQPFYLRGLWGSRFSRASAGYKRNRVSPLRREVIASFGKPMDRLSNASQVKQRVFDLSVLSWNNFAEQLPTITHAWVNQCKSSKSSLCMADEISGELSNSKALTGAITLAQKVKRISHEQNVGVMLPTSVPGMLMNMAVLLCGKTVVNLNYTASAQAVESAVEQAEIKTIYTSKRFVNKLEKRGIQLNSVFEKVNTVYLEEMRETISPVMRIVNFLSVILLPGWLLKILFCPRRDPESLAAILFSSGSEGAPKGVQLSHKNVMANLRQVADVLNSEGDDVITASLPLFHAFGMTVTQFMPLLEGIPVVCHPDPTDALGLGKLIAKYEATVLFGTSTFYRIYARNTRLHPLMFKSLKFIVSGAERLDPKVRHAFSEKFNKYILEGYGVTETTPVAAVNLPDQMNMRDWRVQKGGKPGTVGMPLPGTSFKIVDPETFEELPAGEDGMILIGGAQVMKGYLNNPEKTESVVKIIDGMRWYVSGDKGNLDEDGYLTIVDRYSRFAKLGGEMVSLSEVERSAQDAFDEDDLEFVAVNLPDDKKGEKIILLTDSDKTLEQVREKMLQNKCNPLHIPSAIVRVEEMPKLGSGKTDFTKAKELAVG
- a CDS encoding ABC transporter ATP-binding protein gives rise to the protein MFGFFEKLVAPFPSNDPEQPPSSLVAFCLHYCKGSGRYLFLMALLTGAIAILEVSLFDFLGELIDILNSSKPETLLSEHSSLFVTYGTVVLVLLPISVLIRSLVVHQTLLGNFPMRIRWQAHRHLLGQSMSFYQHEFAGRVATKVMQTSLSVRESVMKLLDVLLYILIYFSSVVVLAASLDLRLALPLIGWLIAYCTILYYFLPRLKNIAQRQADARSEMTGRIVDTYTNISTVKLFSHSRREENYAKEGMKNFLTTVYPQMRLATGLDVIVWLSNAGLIASTVFISVWRWMEGSITTGAIAAAIALVLRLYSISQWVMWEISGLFESIGTTTDGMNTLSQPKEVQDTPQSNPIQLTQGAISFTHACFHYGKGSGVIDDLNIDIKPGEKIGLVGRSGAGKSTLVNLLLRFYDVEQGTVTIDGQNVSDVQQESLRAQIAMVTQDTSLLHRSVRENILYGKPDATDEEMIEAAKQAKAHEFILGLSDPSGRTGYDAHVGERGVTLSGGQRQRIAIARVLLKNAPILILDEATSALDSEVETAIQENLYKLMEGKTVIAIAHRLSTIAALDRLIVMDKGNIIEQGSHQELIKQKGTYAQLWAHQSGGFLGEN
- the ahpF gene encoding alkyl hydroperoxide reductase subunit F; the encoded protein is MLTQDILDALKSYTANMTRTINLVLQLGDHEKRSELASFLTSFASVSDKIIFEERYLGETVKSPMTFVLEADGEATGISFSGIPSGHEFNSLVLAVLQLSGTEIKLDDTVKQMVSQIETPLNFEIFVSLSCHNCPDVVQTLNQFAVINPNISAEMIDGGVFPELIEERNIQGVPSVYLNGEVFANGKIDTAKIIEKLVEKYPEIASSSTKQEKLPVQDVTVVGGGPAGVAAAIYAARKGLKVTVVADRIGGQVKDTMGIENLISVPKTTGPQLTNALHGHLREYDITVREHFQVESIEKGNIKTLTLTSGQVIETKTLIIATGAKWRELGVPGEKENIGNGVAYCPHCDGPFFKGKDVAVIGGGNSGIEAALDLSGIVKSVTVFEFLPELKADKVLVNQAEARDNIKILKNVATKEIIADNGKVAAIDYQDRETEEVHRQHLAGVFVQIGLVPNSQFVKGIVELTPYGEVIVNEKGETSEPGIFACGDVTTVPYKQIVIAMGEGAKASLSAFDYLIKNA
- a CDS encoding hydrogen peroxide-inducible genes activator; translated protein: MITLKQLHYALAVDKTKHFKKAAEACSVSQSALSSAISELESQLGIQLFERDNKSVMTTPIGQLVLEKAQSIRMQVDELALLAQSEKQPLSYPISMGVIPTIAPFLLPVVLPALREQYPQLRLTIIEEQSHVLVDMVRRGELDTAVLALPYALDGLHAFEFWQEDFYLICHHDLPYAEADELRSDQLDPGSLLLLKDGHCLKDHALAACKLQPSTSSEALAGTSLGTLIHMVEGKMGSTLVPHMALPQILKEHSALRAVHLNEPGPHRKIAFITRLNYAGVNNIQLLMKLFRAQLDEHLGVIRAKV
- the ahpC gene encoding alkyl hydroperoxide reductase subunit C, translated to MAKINQTIPEFKAEAFHNGEFKTITSDDVKGKWSIFLFYPADFTFVCPTELEDMAKYYDELQSLGVEVYSVSTDTHFVHKAWHDTSEAIGKIKYPMIGDPTGTITRGFDVMIEEEALALRGTFLADPEGVIKVAEIHDLGIGRSAKDMVRKVKAAQYVASHDGEVCPAAWEQGQETLKPSLDLVGKI